Proteins from a genomic interval of Ancylobacter polymorphus:
- a CDS encoding class I adenylate-forming enzyme family protein, which produces MDLLSNLPDRIHEILKEGAKKGDTRVAITDELGNDWSYARMISTVDRVATEMSELGIRAGDRVMIVCENSVAAIILMYAASQLDAWAVTTNARLSEREIALIEHDSQPRRVFYTSLVSPDADVHATNAAAETLHMSGIGEVKVGKMNESAAPEKVYEDAAKQVAVLIYTTGTTGRPKGVMLSHRNLLYVACRGQRMKTLFAEDVAWCVMPISHSYGLVLLQGLLFAGGRLKIMPRFDFEKTLDAVASGEVTILNAVPALLNRVIAHVEKNNLTMTPNSLRYVYSGTAPLDLSLRQKVENIFDVVLHNGYGLTETSPTISRTIYEKGTGEINIGTPIPGVTVKVVGANGNEVGQGESSELLVKGPNVMLGYYGQPELTRDVIDADGYLRTGDLVSLNEMGEITIQGRSKELIIRSGFNVYPQEVEAALNAHDAVLNAAVIGVPVEGNEEIIAFVELVPGGAVEPAELSAFIENTLAQYKRPQRIVVLPQLPMAPNGKIRKHELKKFAQQSPIED; this is translated from the coding sequence ATGGATCTGCTTTCGAACTTGCCGGATCGCATCCATGAGATTCTCAAGGAGGGCGCGAAGAAGGGTGATACGCGCGTCGCCATTACCGACGAACTGGGAAACGACTGGTCCTATGCCCGGATGATTTCCACTGTCGATCGGGTGGCGACCGAGATGAGCGAGCTTGGCATTCGCGCCGGCGACCGGGTAATGATTGTTTGCGAGAACTCGGTAGCCGCAATCATCCTGATGTATGCGGCCAGCCAACTCGATGCATGGGCGGTGACCACGAACGCGCGCCTGAGCGAGCGCGAGATCGCATTGATCGAGCACGACAGCCAGCCAAGACGGGTCTTCTACACCAGCCTAGTGTCACCAGACGCCGATGTTCACGCGACCAATGCCGCGGCCGAAACCTTGCATATGAGCGGGATCGGAGAGGTCAAAGTCGGCAAGATGAATGAAAGTGCAGCGCCGGAAAAGGTGTATGAGGACGCGGCGAAACAGGTCGCGGTTCTGATCTACACCACGGGAACGACAGGGCGCCCAAAGGGCGTAATGCTCAGTCACCGGAACCTCTTGTACGTAGCCTGCCGCGGCCAGCGAATGAAGACGCTGTTTGCCGAAGATGTCGCCTGGTGTGTCATGCCGATTTCGCATTCGTATGGGCTGGTGCTGTTGCAGGGGTTGCTGTTCGCCGGCGGCCGCCTCAAGATCATGCCGAGGTTTGATTTCGAAAAGACGCTGGATGCGGTTGCGAGCGGCGAGGTGACGATCCTGAATGCGGTTCCGGCGCTGTTGAACCGGGTGATCGCGCATGTCGAGAAGAACAATCTCACGATGACGCCAAACAGTCTTCGCTACGTCTATTCGGGAACGGCCCCGCTGGACCTTTCGCTGCGCCAGAAGGTCGAGAATATCTTCGACGTCGTGCTGCACAACGGTTACGGCCTGACAGAAACGTCGCCGACGATCAGCCGCACGATCTATGAGAAGGGCACTGGCGAGATCAACATCGGGACCCCGATTCCGGGCGTCACGGTTAAGGTCGTGGGCGCGAACGGCAATGAAGTTGGCCAGGGAGAAAGCAGCGAGCTTCTGGTCAAGGGGCCAAATGTGATGCTCGGCTACTATGGGCAGCCGGAATTGACCAGGGACGTCATTGATGCCGATGGCTACCTGCGCACTGGTGATCTCGTGAGCCTCAATGAAATGGGCGAAATCACCATTCAGGGAAGGTCAAAGGAACTGATTATTCGCTCCGGCTTCAATGTCTATCCGCAGGAGGTCGAGGCGGCGCTCAACGCGCACGATGCGGTCCTGAACGCGGCCGTCATCGGCGTTCCGGTGGAGGGCAACGAAGAAATTATTGCGTTCGTTGAATTGGTCCCCGGCGGGGCAGTCGAACCAGCCGAGTTGTCGGCGTTCATCGAGAACACGCTCGCCCAATACAAGCGACCGCAACGCATTGTCGTCCTGCCGCAGCTGCCGATGGCTCCGAACGGCAAAATCAGAAAGCATGAACTGAAGAAGTTTGCGCAACAGTCCCCGATTGAAGACTGA
- a CDS encoding aldehyde dehydrogenase family protein, translating to MAELHKNLINGEWIGGEPVPNINPSNTDDVVGDYARATKADALTAIAAAKSAFPKWSHSGLLERNAILKNAAIEIMARKDELGRLLAREEGKTLAEGIGETVRAAQIFDFFAGEALRLAGEVLPSIRSGYSVEITREPVGVVGIITPWNFPIAIPAWKIAPALCYGNTVVFKPADLVPGSAWAIADILHRAGLPAGVLNLVMGRGSVIGQAILDGADVAAISFTGSTSTGKNVALASVEHHRKFQLEMGGKNPLVVLDDADLATAVECAVNGAFFSTGQRCTASSRLIVTKGIHDAFVEAVVKRLEKTVVNDAQKPGTHIGPVVDQSQLDQDEKYIAIGKGEGAQIAFGGERLERETPGFYLQPTLFVEAHNGMRVSREEIFGPVAAVIKAQDYGEALALANDTPFGLSSGIVTQSLKYATHFKRNSEAGMVMVNAPTAGVDFHVPFGGRKGSSYGPREQGRYAAEFYTSVKTAYTNPG from the coding sequence GTGGCTGAACTGCACAAGAATCTGATCAATGGCGAATGGATCGGCGGCGAACCGGTTCCCAACATCAACCCATCGAACACCGATGACGTTGTTGGGGACTATGCGCGGGCGACCAAGGCTGATGCCCTTACCGCAATCGCTGCCGCAAAGTCCGCCTTCCCGAAATGGTCGCATTCGGGACTGCTTGAGCGAAATGCCATCCTGAAGAACGCAGCTATCGAGATAATGGCGCGGAAGGACGAACTTGGCAGGCTGCTTGCGCGCGAAGAAGGCAAGACGCTGGCCGAAGGCATTGGCGAAACCGTGCGCGCGGCCCAGATCTTCGACTTCTTCGCCGGCGAGGCCTTGCGGCTCGCCGGCGAAGTCCTACCGTCGATTCGGTCCGGCTATTCTGTGGAGATCACACGCGAGCCGGTCGGTGTGGTCGGCATCATCACGCCGTGGAACTTCCCGATCGCCATTCCGGCCTGGAAGATCGCGCCGGCGCTCTGCTATGGCAACACGGTTGTGTTCAAACCGGCGGACCTCGTTCCCGGCTCGGCATGGGCGATCGCCGATATCCTGCACCGGGCGGGCCTTCCCGCTGGCGTCCTAAATCTCGTGATGGGCCGTGGCTCGGTGATCGGACAGGCGATTCTCGACGGCGCCGACGTCGCGGCGATTAGTTTTACCGGCTCGACATCGACGGGCAAGAACGTAGCGCTGGCGTCCGTCGAACATCACAGAAAGTTCCAGCTCGAGATGGGCGGCAAGAATCCGCTCGTCGTGCTTGACGATGCGGACTTAGCTACCGCCGTCGAATGCGCCGTCAACGGCGCGTTCTTCTCTACAGGACAGCGCTGCACTGCGTCCTCGCGTCTGATTGTCACCAAGGGCATCCACGACGCGTTCGTCGAAGCCGTGGTCAAAAGGCTGGAAAAGACAGTGGTCAACGACGCGCAGAAACCCGGCACGCATATTGGTCCGGTCGTCGATCAAAGCCAACTGGACCAGGATGAGAAGTATATCGCAATCGGCAAGGGGGAGGGTGCCCAGATTGCGTTTGGCGGAGAGCGGCTTGAGCGGGAAACTCCCGGGTTCTACCTGCAGCCCACGCTTTTCGTCGAAGCTCATAACGGCATGCGTGTTTCGCGTGAGGAGATTTTCGGACCGGTTGCCGCCGTGATCAAAGCGCAGGACTACGGCGAGGCTCTTGCATTGGCGAACGACACGCCGTTCGGACTATCATCGGGAATTGTTACTCAGAGCCTCAAATACGCCACCCATTTCAAGCGGAACAGCGAGGCAGGCATGGTCATGGTCAATGCACCGACGGCCGGCGTCGATTTCCACGTTCCGTTCGGTGGGCGCAAGGGTTCAAGCTACGGACCGCGCGAGCAGGGCCGCTATGCTGCGGAATTCTACACGAGTGTGAAGACCGCCTACACCAATCCGGGATGA
- a CDS encoding FAD-binding oxidoreductase — protein sequence MARQKSGYYGKRRKFWTWGYEGEDNSNEEINVMRERVEQRLGIKDIKILTDPTLDEIELHPSRIKIPQSLEAFCTTDKWDRVAHTYGKGFKDLTLVYRREFSRAPDVVAYPQDEADVAAVFDWCGENGYACIPFGGGSSVTGGFWGPDRDAFPGVVVVDLGNLNKILEIDPVSRAARIQGGILGPALEEQLKPHGLTLRHIPQSWEFSSLGGWIATRSAGHYATHLTHIDEMVESLRVVTPTGTLENRRLPGSGAGPDPNRIFIGSEGTLGIITEAWMRLQGRVKFRANAAISFKSFYEGAKAVRQITQAALFPANCRYLDELDAKFYGAGDGTESVLLLGFESADHPVDAWLDRGIEICQDFGGTVKQRAGTSDNALETSRSGAQGNWRHQFRYLPRLMHTRAAMGIVSFTFETAYTWDKFEALDTEIMRRIREVQKKELGGGIICRRFSFLYPDGPAPYYSIMAPSTHANSLEAYTLLHDVASNALMELGGTCTHHHAVGKTFREFYDMEADPTFKRVLGAVKTELDPNWMLNPGLLLDRPKGAKAPPLKIVG from the coding sequence GTGGCGAGACAGAAGAGCGGCTACTACGGCAAGCGCCGGAAGTTCTGGACATGGGGCTACGAAGGCGAAGATAATTCGAACGAAGAAATCAATGTCATGCGCGAGCGCGTTGAACAGCGCCTCGGCATCAAGGACATCAAGATCCTCACTGACCCGACGCTGGATGAGATCGAGCTTCACCCAAGCCGTATCAAGATACCGCAGTCGCTTGAGGCCTTCTGTACGACGGACAAATGGGATCGCGTCGCACATACCTATGGCAAGGGCTTCAAAGACCTGACGCTTGTCTATCGGCGTGAGTTCAGCCGAGCTCCTGATGTCGTCGCATATCCGCAAGACGAGGCCGACGTTGCAGCCGTCTTCGACTGGTGTGGAGAGAACGGCTACGCCTGTATTCCCTTCGGCGGCGGATCGAGTGTGACAGGCGGTTTCTGGGGCCCCGATCGCGACGCATTTCCAGGTGTCGTGGTTGTCGATCTGGGTAACCTCAACAAAATCCTTGAGATTGATCCGGTATCGCGCGCCGCCCGCATTCAGGGCGGCATTCTCGGGCCGGCTCTTGAGGAGCAGTTGAAGCCGCACGGCCTGACACTGCGCCACATTCCACAGTCTTGGGAATTCTCGTCGCTCGGCGGCTGGATTGCCACCCGATCTGCCGGTCACTATGCGACCCATCTCACGCATATCGACGAAATGGTGGAGAGCCTGCGGGTCGTAACTCCGACCGGCACGCTTGAGAACCGTCGCTTGCCTGGCTCCGGCGCCGGTCCCGATCCGAACCGCATCTTTATCGGCTCCGAGGGTACGCTCGGGATCATCACCGAGGCCTGGATGCGCTTGCAGGGACGGGTCAAGTTCCGCGCCAACGCGGCGATCTCGTTCAAGTCCTTCTATGAAGGCGCCAAGGCTGTGCGCCAGATTACCCAGGCGGCGCTATTTCCCGCAAACTGCCGTTACCTCGATGAACTTGACGCCAAGTTCTACGGCGCGGGCGATGGAACGGAGTCGGTCTTGTTGCTCGGCTTTGAATCCGCCGATCACCCAGTCGACGCATGGCTCGATCGCGGCATCGAGATCTGTCAGGACTTCGGCGGCACGGTAAAGCAGCGTGCTGGAACCAGCGACAACGCTCTGGAAACCAGCAGAAGCGGCGCACAAGGCAACTGGCGTCACCAGTTCCGCTACCTGCCCCGTCTTATGCACACCCGCGCAGCTATGGGCATCGTCAGCTTCACCTTTGAAACGGCTTACACCTGGGACAAGTTCGAAGCGCTCGATACCGAGATCATGCGCCGGATTCGCGAAGTCCAGAAAAAGGAGCTTGGGGGCGGAATTATTTGCCGGCGGTTCTCGTTCCTCTATCCGGATGGACCGGCACCGTACTATTCGATCATGGCGCCTTCAACGCACGCCAACAGCCTCGAAGCCTATACGTTGCTGCACGACGTCGCCTCAAATGCTCTGATGGAGCTCGGCGGGACGTGTACTCACCATCACGCGGTAGGCAAGACGTTCCGGGAGTTCTACGACATGGAAGCCGATCCGACGTTCAAGCGGGTTCTAGGCGCTGTGAAGACGGAACTCGATCCGAACTGGATGTTGAATCCGGGCTTGCTGCTCGACCGTCCGAAGGGCGCAAAGGCCCCTCCCCTGAAGATTGTCGGCTAG
- a CDS encoding glutathione S-transferase N-terminal domain-containing protein, whose amino-acid sequence MIDLYFWPTPNGYKAAIMLAELGLPYNVIPVDITAGEQFRPEYLEVNPNNKVPAIVDHDGPHNRPIKIFESAAVLLYLAEKTGRFLPEDPVRRYEAIQWLIFQNASMGPMLGQAHHFMVYASEKIDYAIERYDREAGRIYNVLEKRLGAEEYLAGEYSIADISTFPWVRTRKLHRRDLADYPNIDRWYHAIKNRPGVHTGLNTLAEKKTWEAKPGTDEWTNMFGKN is encoded by the coding sequence ATGATTGATCTCTACTTCTGGCCGACGCCGAACGGTTATAAGGCGGCGATTATGCTCGCCGAATTGGGCCTGCCTTACAATGTCATTCCCGTGGACATCACGGCAGGTGAACAATTCCGCCCGGAATATCTGGAGGTCAATCCCAACAACAAAGTGCCGGCCATCGTTGATCACGATGGCCCGCACAACCGGCCGATCAAGATATTCGAATCGGCGGCAGTACTGCTCTATCTCGCCGAGAAGACCGGGCGCTTTCTGCCGGAAGATCCGGTGAGGCGATATGAGGCGATCCAGTGGCTCATCTTTCAGAATGCCAGCATGGGGCCGATGCTCGGCCAGGCGCATCACTTCATGGTTTATGCCTCAGAGAAGATTGACTACGCTATCGAACGCTATGATCGCGAGGCCGGACGAATCTACAACGTCCTAGAGAAGCGCCTCGGCGCAGAAGAATATCTCGCCGGCGAATATTCGATCGCTGACATCAGCACATTCCCGTGGGTGCGTACGCGCAAGTTGCATCGTCGCGACTTGGCTGACTACCCCAATATCGATCGTTGGTACCATGCCATCAAGAACAGGCCAGGCGTTCATACGGGATTGAACACGCTGGCCGAGAAGAAGACTTGGGAAGCAAAGCCGGGCACGGACGAGTGGACGAACATGTTCGGCAAGAATTGA
- a CDS encoding FAD-linked oxidase C-terminal domain-containing protein, producing the protein MPEPLTSVLSRRAEIVAEMRAIVPGEGVVDAVNEMRVFESDALTAYRQLPLVVVLPETVEQVSAVLRFCNDNGVRVVPRGSGTSLSGGSLPLADAVLLVMSRFNRVLEIDYANRAVVAQPGVTNLGITNAIENEGFYYAPDPSSQIACSIGGNVAENSGGVHCLKYGLTANNVLGIEMVLVNGDIVRLGGKHLDSEGYDLLGLMIGSEGLLGVVTEVTVRILKKPETARAVLIGFPTSEQGGQCVADVIAAGIIPGGMEMMDRPAIEAAEDFVRVGYPLDVEALLIIELDGPPAEVNHLIAEVERIAGQNGSTTCRVSMSDAERLSFWAGRKAAFPAVGRISPDYLCMDGTIPRKELPRVLAGMRELSVKHGLRVANVFHAGDGNLHPLILYDANIPGELSAAEEFGADILRLCVRVGGVLTGEHGVGVEKRDLMPEMFSEADLDQQMRIKCAFDPNHLLNPGKVFPQLRRCAELGRMHVHRGQLPFPDIPRF; encoded by the coding sequence ATGCCCGAGCCACTGACGAGCGTCCTTTCCCGCCGTGCGGAGATCGTTGCCGAGATGCGTGCGATCGTCCCAGGCGAAGGCGTGGTCGACGCCGTCAATGAGATGCGCGTCTTCGAGTCGGATGCGTTGACTGCCTATCGGCAGTTGCCCCTGGTTGTGGTGTTGCCGGAAACCGTCGAACAAGTTTCGGCCGTCCTGCGCTTCTGCAATGACAACGGCGTTCGCGTCGTGCCGCGCGGATCGGGCACGTCGCTGTCGGGCGGTTCGTTGCCGCTGGCCGATGCGGTTCTGCTTGTGATGAGCCGTTTCAACAGAGTCCTCGAAATCGACTACGCGAACCGAGCAGTGGTAGCGCAACCGGGCGTGACTAATCTCGGCATCACCAACGCCATCGAAAACGAAGGGTTCTACTACGCGCCAGATCCATCCTCGCAGATTGCCTGCTCCATCGGTGGCAACGTGGCGGAGAATTCAGGCGGCGTGCACTGTCTGAAATACGGACTGACCGCCAACAACGTGCTTGGGATCGAAATGGTGCTGGTGAATGGCGACATTGTGCGTCTTGGCGGAAAGCATCTGGACTCTGAAGGCTATGATCTCCTGGGCCTGATGATCGGCTCGGAGGGGCTGCTCGGCGTCGTCACGGAGGTGACGGTGCGCATCCTCAAGAAGCCAGAAACCGCACGCGCCGTGTTGATCGGATTCCCGACCAGCGAGCAGGGCGGCCAATGTGTCGCTGACGTGATCGCGGCAGGCATAATCCCCGGCGGCATGGAAATGATGGACCGCCCAGCCATCGAGGCGGCCGAAGATTTTGTCCGGGTCGGTTATCCGCTCGATGTCGAAGCGCTCCTGATCATAGAGCTTGATGGCCCGCCCGCCGAAGTCAATCACCTGATTGCGGAAGTGGAGCGGATTGCCGGGCAAAATGGCTCCACGACCTGCCGCGTCTCGATGTCCGATGCGGAACGGCTTTCCTTCTGGGCGGGGCGCAAGGCTGCATTCCCCGCGGTTGGCCGCATTTCGCCTGACTATCTGTGCATGGACGGCACGATCCCGCGTAAGGAGTTGCCGCGCGTGCTGGCCGGCATGCGGGAGCTTTCCGTGAAGCACGGGCTGCGGGTGGCGAATGTGTTTCACGCCGGCGACGGCAACCTCCACCCGCTCATCCTGTATGATGCGAATATTCCCGGCGAGCTTTCTGCAGCAGAAGAGTTTGGAGCAGACATCCTGCGGCTGTGCGTGAGGGTCGGCGGCGTGCTGACCGGCGAGCATGGTGTCGGCGTCGAAAAACGCGATCTTATGCCGGAGATGTTTTCGGAGGCCGATCTCGACCAGCAGATGCGGATCAAATGCGCATTCGATCCCAATCACTTGCTCAATCCCGGCAAGGTGTTTCCGCAACTGCGGCGCTGCGCGGAACTTGGCCGCATGCACGTGCATCGCGGACAGCTTCCATTTCCGGACATCCCAAGGTTCTGA
- a CDS encoding FAD-binding protein, protein MAAFSPATPEEVLSVVKWAAGERATLEITGNGSKRGIGWLAQTEHTLELSKLVGVTLYEPDELVLSARAGTPIAEIEKLLADRNQRLDFEPMDYGPLHGAQRGRGTIGGALAANLSGPRRLKAGAARDHILGVSAVSGRGEAFKAGGRVVKNVTGYDVSKAMAGSWGTLAVCTDVTFKVLPAAQTETTLAIRGLQDREAAAAMAQAMGSSAEVSSAAHLPERLAGAVGDGALGPEPATLLRLEGLPPSIEYRLELLRKLLATADLQVFDEDRSSTIWRDVRDCIPFADGTQTPVWRVSMRPSAAPAMTMELRRTTPASFFYDWQGGLIWLRMEGGEPEAECLRTLVKRHGGGHATLVRASAEARATVLAFEPQASALRNLSDRVKASFDPHNILNPGRMAG, encoded by the coding sequence ATGGCGGCGTTTTCACCAGCAACACCGGAGGAAGTCCTGTCTGTCGTCAAATGGGCGGCGGGCGAAAGGGCTACGCTGGAGATTACGGGCAATGGGTCAAAACGCGGCATTGGATGGCTCGCGCAGACTGAACACACGCTGGAACTCTCGAAGCTTGTTGGTGTGACGCTCTATGAGCCCGACGAACTAGTGCTGTCGGCCCGAGCCGGAACGCCAATCGCGGAGATCGAAAAGCTGCTGGCCGATCGGAACCAGCGTCTGGATTTCGAGCCTATGGACTACGGTCCACTGCATGGAGCTCAACGTGGAAGAGGTACGATTGGCGGCGCGTTGGCGGCCAACCTGTCGGGCCCACGCAGACTGAAAGCTGGCGCTGCGCGCGACCACATCCTTGGCGTCAGCGCAGTATCCGGGCGCGGCGAGGCCTTTAAGGCGGGCGGGCGCGTCGTCAAGAACGTCACCGGCTACGATGTATCAAAGGCAATGGCCGGATCATGGGGCACACTGGCCGTCTGCACGGACGTTACCTTCAAGGTCCTGCCCGCCGCTCAGACGGAAACGACCCTCGCCATTCGTGGCCTGCAAGACCGCGAAGCAGCGGCGGCCATGGCGCAGGCGATGGGTTCCAGCGCCGAGGTCTCCAGTGCAGCGCATCTGCCGGAGCGTCTGGCGGGAGCTGTCGGCGATGGCGCGTTGGGACCGGAGCCGGCCACCTTGCTGAGATTGGAAGGCCTGCCGCCGTCAATTGAGTATCGCCTCGAACTGCTCCGCAAACTCCTGGCAACGGCCGATCTGCAGGTATTCGATGAGGATAGATCCTCGACGATCTGGCGCGATGTACGCGATTGCATCCCATTCGCTGACGGCACGCAAACACCTGTCTGGCGTGTGTCGATGCGACCCTCGGCGGCGCCTGCGATGACGATGGAGTTGCGGCGCACCACGCCCGCGTCCTTCTTCTACGATTGGCAGGGTGGCCTGATCTGGCTCCGCATGGAAGGCGGAGAGCCGGAAGCAGAGTGCCTACGCACTTTGGTGAAAAGGCACGGCGGCGGGCACGCGACGCTGGTGCGGGCGAGCGCTGAAGCGCGCGCGACCGTTTTGGCCTTCGAGCCACAGGCGTCAGCCCTGCGCAATCTCAGCGACCGCGTGAAGGCATCTTTCGATCCCCACAACATTCTCAATCCCGGACGGATGGCTGGTTGA
- the glcF gene encoding glycolate oxidase subunit GlcF, with amino-acid sequence MQTNFLPEQLADPGVAESEKILRKCVHCGFCTATCPTYVTLGNELDSPRGRIYLIKDMLENGRPADNEIVTHIDRCLSCLACMTTCPSGVNYMHLVDHARAHIEKTYRRTVMDRLIRAVLAKVLPYPGRFRAALKLAALSRPFAGLFRKSAALKPIAAMLDLVPASLPQAQNGPRGLNGPMRGRVAMLTGCAQPVLNPGINEAAAALLERLGIEIMAVPGEGCCGALVHHLGREEESLAQARRNVDAWSRLIDSAGLDAIVITASGCGTTIKDYGYMLRLDPAYADKAARVSALAKDVTEYLTTLDMPEPTTVPGLAVAYHSACSMQHGQKIMRQPRDLLKRAGFDVREPREAHLCCGSAGTYNIMQSEISAKLRDRKVKNIAATGADLVATGNIGCMTQIADRAGMPIVHTVELLNWAYGGERPVSIRRSDDGANQGVARTR; translated from the coding sequence ATGCAGACCAATTTTCTGCCCGAACAACTCGCCGATCCGGGTGTTGCAGAGTCGGAAAAGATCCTGCGCAAATGCGTGCATTGCGGTTTCTGCACTGCGACCTGCCCGACCTATGTCACGCTGGGCAATGAACTCGACAGCCCCCGTGGGCGGATCTATCTCATCAAGGACATGCTGGAAAACGGGCGTCCGGCGGATAACGAGATCGTCACGCATATCGACCGCTGCCTGTCCTGCCTCGCTTGCATGACGACGTGTCCGTCAGGTGTGAACTACATGCATCTGGTTGATCACGCCCGGGCGCATATCGAAAAGACCTACCGTCGTACTGTGATGGACAGGCTGATCCGGGCAGTACTAGCGAAGGTGTTACCCTATCCTGGGCGATTCCGCGCGGCACTGAAGCTGGCTGCCCTGAGCCGCCCGTTTGCTGGCCTGTTCAGGAAGTCCGCGGCGCTGAAACCGATCGCCGCCATGCTCGATCTGGTGCCGGCTTCCCTTCCGCAAGCGCAGAACGGCCCGCGCGGATTGAACGGACCGATGCGCGGGCGGGTGGCTATGCTCACGGGTTGCGCTCAGCCTGTACTCAATCCGGGCATCAACGAGGCGGCGGCGGCGCTCTTGGAACGGCTCGGTATCGAGATCATGGCTGTGCCTGGAGAGGGGTGTTGCGGCGCGCTGGTGCATCATCTCGGCCGCGAAGAGGAATCGCTTGCGCAGGCAAGACGCAATGTCGATGCTTGGTCGCGGCTGATCGACAGCGCAGGGCTCGACGCCATCGTCATCACCGCGTCGGGCTGCGGCACGACGATCAAGGACTACGGTTACATGCTGAGGCTGGACCCGGCCTATGCCGACAAGGCGGCGCGGGTTTCAGCGCTGGCTAAGGATGTGACAGAATACCTGACTACCCTCGACATGCCCGAACCAACGACAGTACCGGGCCTTGCCGTGGCCTACCACTCTGCCTGCTCGATGCAGCACGGCCAGAAGATCATGCGCCAGCCCAGGGATCTCCTCAAGCGCGCTGGCTTTGACGTGCGCGAGCCTCGAGAGGCACACCTCTGTTGTGGTTCGGCCGGCACTTACAACATCATGCAATCCGAGATTTCCGCCAAACTGCGCGACAGGAAGGTGAAGAATATCGCCGCAACCGGCGCCGACCTCGTCGCGACCGGCAATATCGGCTGCATGACGCAAATCGCCGATCGGGCAGGTATGCCCATCGTACATACCGTCGAACTGCTTAACTGGGCGTACGGCGGCGAGAGACCGGTCAGTATACGGCGCAGCGACGATGGGGCAAACCAAGGAGTGGCGCGCACGCGGTGA
- a CDS encoding site-specific DNA-methyltransferase has product MKRFKPDETGRLCRSDVNPTGGGTRRIYLDEVEGDIIDSVWDDIPPVNPVAKERVDYATQKPEKLVERIIESSCPPGGSIADFFAGSGTTAAVAERLGRRWIVSDLGKPACMITRKRLIDQDAKPFLYQHIGDYQVEQMRSTMGSRFRIGDLAEIVLGLYGALPLPVEENPNKNMGRLQGSKTLVLADSPNKMTGLATLRRAIEIRDNLMGGWDKVVILGWNFSPTIGHDIEALGQGDRLEVLVIPPDLLDRLKKKGHKLKADEVRFSSLQYLKLGAVSRKQDGEGEALSVEIANYVLLSPEALNLDEANREKLQKVINSDPLALIEYWSVDPDYDGEVFRSVWQDYRGNTENDADAYRVITTARLTGLSKKDGPRRVCVRVVDVFGFEAEATVEVV; this is encoded by the coding sequence TTGAAAAGATTCAAACCGGACGAAACGGGACGGCTCTGCCGATCTGACGTTAACCCGACGGGCGGCGGCACCAGAAGAATATACCTCGATGAAGTTGAGGGCGATATTATTGACTCGGTTTGGGATGACATTCCGCCAGTTAATCCGGTTGCGAAAGAGCGGGTGGATTATGCCACGCAGAAACCGGAGAAATTGGTAGAGCGGATCATTGAATCGTCATGTCCTCCTGGCGGTTCGATTGCTGACTTTTTTGCAGGTTCTGGCACAACGGCTGCTGTGGCCGAACGGCTCGGCCGTCGCTGGATCGTGTCCGATCTCGGGAAGCCCGCGTGCATGATTACACGCAAGCGTCTGATCGACCAGGACGCCAAGCCGTTCCTCTACCAGCACATTGGCGACTACCAGGTTGAACAAATGCGCTCCACGATGGGAAGTCGGTTCCGCATCGGCGATCTGGCCGAAATCGTGCTCGGCCTCTATGGCGCGCTGCCGCTGCCCGTAGAGGAAAACCCGAACAAGAACATGGGCAGGCTTCAGGGGAGCAAAACGCTCGTCCTCGCGGACAGCCCCAACAAGATGACCGGCCTCGCCACGCTGCGCCGTGCAATCGAAATCCGCGACAACCTCATGGGCGGGTGGGATAAGGTCGTTATCCTGGGATGGAATTTCTCACCTACGATCGGCCATGACATTGAGGCACTGGGGCAGGGGGACCGGCTGGAAGTGCTCGTGATCCCGCCCGATCTGCTCGACCGGCTGAAGAAGAAAGGCCACAAGCTCAAGGCCGACGAGGTGCGCTTTTCGTCGCTGCAATATCTCAAGCTGGGCGCGGTTTCCCGCAAACAGGACGGGGAGGGGGAAGCCTTGTCCGTAGAGATCGCCAATTATGTGTTGCTGTCTCCGGAGGCGTTGAATCTCGACGAAGCTAACCGCGAAAAACTGCAAAAGGTCATCAATTCCGATCCTTTGGCGCTGATCGAATATTGGAGCGTCGATCCTGACTATGACGGCGAGGTGTTCCGCTCCGTCTGGCAGGACTATCGCGGAAACACCGAGAACGATGCCGACGCTTATCGTGTCATCACTACGGCACGGCTCACCGGCCTTTCTAAGAAAGATGGCCCCCGCCGCGTCTGCGTGCGCGTGGTTGATGTGTTCGGCTTCGAGGCCGAAGCAACTGTCGAGGTGGTATGA